In the Dioscorea cayenensis subsp. rotundata cultivar TDr96_F1 unplaced genomic scaffold, TDr96_F1_v2_PseudoChromosome.rev07_lg8_w22 25.fasta BLBR01001025.1, whole genome shotgun sequence genome, taattttgttttaacaaataacaataagTTCAATAATATTGAACCTGAACACATTAAAGAATTGATTGTTCAGAGATTAAACTGCAAGACCACTCTCATATTGAGGACTTTTATGTCATATTATACATTGGGAGACCCTCCACCACTGATCCATAACCACTAATCCATAATGAATCCTTGTTCACCAGAAGTTGGGTGAGATTTGAACACCCAAATCCTCGTATAGGAGCAAAAATGCCTTAACAGTCGGGCTATCTCAACtttgattataaatttttattaaatattaaaaatgatagattttaaagaaataataacatcattgaaaaaatggttaaaaaactaaaaataagttattttgCTAATTATCAAGAAAGAAGGGGTCGAAATgccgaaaaaaaaaacccaagtaGTTAGCCTATGTACTATAGAATATATGACGTGATGGATCTAGAACcattatgacaaataaaaagccATCTAGATTACTACGGAAATAACTTCATGTTAAAAAACATGTATGAATTAACATGCATGATATATAGCATGTGATGATTTTATATATGGTGATACCACAACAGCTCATCTCATTTTTGCAAGTGGTTTCAATCCTTTATTTATAAATAGGCATCAAGAAAAACCAAACTTTGAACAGAGTAAAGCAAATCCAAAGTAACAAGAAATCAGTCAGTGAATATATTCATGATGAAGGTTGAAGAAGCTCTTCATATGGTTGGTGGTGCAGGAGAGACAAGCTATGCTTCAAACTCAAGACTTCAGGTACTACTAACtaattatattactaataattttatcttttctatAAATTTCACGCATGCGTGCATGGATGcatgtatatgcatgattttgtttatttatttaacaggAGAAAGCCATAATAAGAACAAAGGACATATTGGAGAAAGCTCTGAAGAACATCAATGGAGAAGTTGTGTCAAAGAGCTTGGTCGTGGCTGACTTGGGGTGTTCTTCAGGGCCGAATGCATTCCTTGTGATATCTCAGATAATTAGTGCATTAATGGAGGCCGGATGTCAAAAGGCAAAGGAGATAGTGTTTTTGCTGAATGATTTGCCAGGCAATGACTTCAATACAATATTCAGATCACTGTCTTTGTATGAGAAGAAGGTTAAAGAAGAGAATGGGGATCAAGTGTTGCCTTATTTTGTTGCTGGTGTTCCTGGTTCCTTTTATGGAAAACTCTTTCCTCGCAATAGTCTTCATTTTGCTCACTCTTCTTATAGTCTCATGTGGCTTtctcaggtatatatatatatatatagtattaagAGATTTTTAATAGTTAGACTATCTAcgaatttaatatttatatcacCTCATAaatctattaaatttttatttattaaactatCTTTTATAAAAGTTATACTATAATTTGGATCCGGGATCCACGacaattttattaatcatttcaattattcacattatatattttataatgaatactatttaataaaattaaatattgttaatttattgaagatgattaaattcttgataaaaaaaattaaatatattttctcaaattggtcaagaaataaaaaataatttaatgtaaaaaataaaaaaaattatcattgtaaaataaatattgaagagaTCGATATATAGATGcaacaacaatttaaaaaaaaaaatgagtgggCCCGCCATTGAGCGATTGGTGCCATTATACGTGCTCCTTATAAAGCGTTTAATCGTCAAACATTTATTAAATGCTTTCAAAAGTACCGTTAAAGATGCTCTTACATATATGTTGATTtataagattaattatatattaatgcaCATGTAGGTTCCAGTAGGAATTGAGAATGGTGGAGTTAATATTAACAAAGGGAACATCTACATCTCAAGAACAAGTCCCCCAATTgtatcaaaattatatttagagCAATTCAAGAGAGATTTCTCAAGCTTCCTCAAGTTTCGTTCTCAAGAACTTGTCAATGGAGGACAAATGATTTTGTCCTTTCTGGGCAGG is a window encoding:
- the LOC120255487 gene encoding S-adenosyl-L-methionine:benzoic acid/salicylic acid carboxyl methyltransferase 3-like, with the protein product MKVEEALHMVGGAGETSYASNSRLQEKAIIRTKDILEKALKNINGEVVSKSLVVADLGCSSGPNAFLVISQIISALMEAGCQKAKEIVFLLNDLPGNDFNTIFRSLSLYEKKVKEENGDQVLPYFVAGVPGSFYGKLFPRNSLHFAHSSYSLMWLSQVPVGIENGGVNINKGNIYISRTSPPIVSKLYLEQFKRDFSSFLKFRSQELVNGGQMILSFLGRKSSDPSKAELCHFYDLVADALNSMVQEGVLEEEKVNTFNMPFYAASKEEVQQVIQSEGSFYIEQMQILESNWDPFDDSDDDQVFDNVKSGHNVAKCMRAVLEPLLVRHFGEQAFVDQVFARYAQNVAMHLHKEKTKHIVFILALKAKDLNN